The genomic DNA GCGACCCATGATGGGGTTGGCTTCCCAGGTGTGGATGACGTCCAGGTTCTCGATGTCGCGGTAGTCCATCTGCCCCTTGGCGAGGTTCTCGCCCTCGAGGACGGACTTGAAGATGCCCACCGGACCGAAGATGCCCGTGGGGTTCTGCCAGCCCGCCACCAGGTAGAAGGGAAAGAAGGGCAGGAAGAGCAGCGCCACCCGGGTCATCTTGACCTTCAGGGGGCTCCAGGGACTCAGCAGGAAGGCGGCCATGAGCGAGAACATGAAGCTCACGTAGGCCAGGCGCCGGTCGTTGTAGTGCATGCCCATGAAGATGATGGCGCACACCCAGAGCATGCGCTTGAAGTTCTTGGGCGTGGGCTCCTCCAGCCACGAGAAGATGACGCACGCGAGGCCCGTGACGTAGAGCATGGAGTCCGAGTGCGTGGTGGCGTACTCGAAGTAGTAGCCCCGGGGCCGGGCGATCATCACGATGAACCACGCGCCCAGGCACGCCTTGGTGCAGCAGCCCACCACGATGATACGGCCGAGCGCGCGCAGATCCTCGGGCCCCTTCAGGGCGACGTTGAAGAGCAGCACCATGAGCGGCAGCACCGCCATCTGGTGCCACTGCCACTGCGCCACGCGCGAATTGCCCCCGTTGATGAAGATGCCGAACACCTGCAGCCACGCGATGGTGCCGGGCAGGACGAGCAGTCCGATCACCAGCGGCTTGGGCAGGGAGGGGGTGATGGCGTCCGTCTTGATGCCGTTGATGCGCCGGTAGGCGTAGAGGGCCAGGAAGCCCATGATCGCGATGTCCAGCAGGGGAAAACCCAGGCCGGGCACGCCGAGCACGTTGCTCAGGTTGAGGAAGAGCAGCTTGCCGGGGAAGTACAGGGGGGACTGCCAGCGGCCCTCGTAGGGCACCTCCGGCACCAGGTCCACCGTCACGGCCGCGGCGAACAGCGCGAGCGTCAGCTTGCGCACCGGCTGCTGGCACACCCAGTACAGGAAGGCCGCGAGCACCATGGGCACCGGGGCCACGGCCGGAAACAGGATGACGAGCCCCAGCGTGGCCAGCACGAGCAGGGCCAGCAGCGCCATGAACACGGGAGTGCGAGAGAGAAAGGCTTCCATCGTCATCCCAGCGGGCGCGAGGCCCACCCGTCATCCGCTCAGGGCTTCTGGCCCTCGCGGGTGGTTCGTACCCACTCGCCCTTCTTCTCCGCCGGACGGCTCACCACCAGCCACAGCTTCCACGCCACATAGAAGGGCGCCCGCGCGAGCGCCAGCAATCCCTGCACGCCCTGGCCGGAGACCCACCAGCCGCGCATCACGTACGTCACGAGCGCCAGCACGCTCGCCGCCGCCGCCCAGGCGGACAAGGCCACGCCGCCGCTCATCCAGGACAGCGCCGCGGACGCCACCGCCAGCGCTCCCGCGCCCAGCACCACCCAGCTCAGGGGCGGCACGAGCAGATCCGCCGCCAGGTCCACCAGCACCCGATCTCCCTTGCGCAGGCCCTCGGCGAGCAGGGGCAGACCATGCTGGCGCATCATCGCCATGCGTCCGCCCTCCCAGCGGCGG from Melittangium boletus DSM 14713 includes the following:
- the wzy gene encoding exopolysaccharide repeat unit polymerase encodes the protein MEAFLSRTPVFMALLALLVLATLGLVILFPAVAPVPMVLAAFLYWVCQQPVRKLTLALFAAAVTVDLVPEVPYEGRWQSPLYFPGKLLFLNLSNVLGVPGLGFPLLDIAIMGFLALYAYRRINGIKTDAITPSLPKPLVIGLLVLPGTIAWLQVFGIFINGGNSRVAQWQWHQMAVLPLMVLLFNVALKGPEDLRALGRIIVVGCCTKACLGAWFIVMIARPRGYYFEYATTHSDSMLYVTGLACVIFSWLEEPTPKNFKRMLWVCAIIFMGMHYNDRRLAYVSFMFSLMAAFLLSPWSPLKVKMTRVALLFLPFFPFYLVAGWQNPTGIFGPVGIFKSVLEGENLAKGQMDYRDIENLDVIHTWEANPIMGRGWGHEFDEVIPLPDISHAFADYRYHPHNSVLGMLAFGGVVGFSGLWAWISIAVFLTVRAYHRARDSLWRTGCLVAMAVIVAYTNQCFGDMGTISWLGTLLIAMAATCAGKIATLTGAWPNAQSRSDRAVQEAGKTGTLAGNRV